The Candidatus Binatia bacterium genome includes the window TCGACGACGGCTACGCGACGACCAAGCACCAGGCGGAGCTCGTCGTCCGCGAGGCGGTGCACGATGGGCTCGACGCGGTGATCGTCAATCCGACCTACATGTTCGGTCCGTACGACGCGAAGCCGAGCTCGGGGCGCATGATCCTCGGCGTGGTCCAGCGTCAAGCACCGGGCTACAGCACCGGCCGCAACAACTTCGTCGACGTGCACGACGTCGCGCGCGGCATGGTGCTCGCGTGGCAGAAGGGCCGCACGGGAGAGCGCTACATCCTGGGCGGCGACAACATGACCTACGAGGCGTGCTTCCGGCTGATCGCCCGCGTCGCCGGCGTGCGGCCGCTCGAGTGGCGGGTGCCGCGTCCGCTCGCCGCGCTGGTCGGGCTTGCCGGCGACCTGCAGCACGCGGTGACCGGCAAGGAGCCGCTGCTCAACTCGATGGCGGTGCGCTGGGCGTACACCGACCGCTTCCAGTTCTCGTCGGCGAAGGCGGAAGCGGAGCTCGGCTACCGACACGGACCGCTCGCGCGCGCGATCGCCGACGCGATCGCGTGGTTCCGCGCTCGGGGCATGCTGCCCGCGACGACGGGCGGCGCCTGAGCGCCCGGAGACGCCCCGCGCCGCCCGCCGGATCGGGTCACCTCGTCAGGCCGGCCGGTTCAGGAACTGCCGCCAGCGCGCGAGCGCCATGAACTCGCGCCGCGTGCGCGGTCCGAGCGGCTTCTGGAACACCCAGCGCCGCGGACCGAGCGCCAGATCGAGCTCGCGACGCGCGCGTCCGAGCTTGCTCTCGTCGATCGTGCAGCGCACGGCGTTCGGATCGATGCCGTAGATGCGTGCGGCGTTGAGCCCGAGAATCTTGCGCTTGATCTCGGGCGTGAGCTCCGGGTAGCCGTACTTCTCCTGGAACTCGGGCGAGATCTGCAGCGCCCGGAAGAACTCGATCTGCGGCTGCGGGGAGCCGAACCAGACGCACTCCGAGCCCCACAGGACGTTGTCCTCGCCGAGGAACTTGACGAGCTTGCCGATCAGGTGCTGCGCACCCTCGGCGTTGCGCATCGACAGCACCCACGCGCTGCCGAGCTCGGCGTAGACGTTCTTGCCCTTGAGGCCGTGCTCCTCGACCGTGCGGCACAGACGGTCGACGCCGAGCCCGTTCGGGTCGTACGGCCCCTCGCGGTTCTGGGCCTCGAACGCCGAGTGGTAGACGACGAAGTTGACCTGCGGGTAGCGCACCGCGGCCGGGCCGACGTCGCGCGGGTCGGTGTGGATGCGGTCGAAGCCGGGCAGCGGGAAGCCCTTGTGCGCGCAGATCAGCGGCTCGCCGAGCTCGATGCACTTCTGGATGAACGGCCCCGCGATCTCCTCGTCGTCGAGCCACCAGCCCTGACCGTTCGGTCCCCACGGCGGATAGCACTTCCAGCCGTGGTTGCCGTACTCCTCGCGGATCCGCTCCATCATCGCGGCCTGCAGCTCCCAGCGGTCGTTCGGCGCGACCTGGCAGTGCTGCACCATGCGCTGGCTACCGGCGGCGTCGTTGATGAGCTGACGCCAGTACGCCATGCCCTCGTTGCTGTTGAGGTTGGTGCACAGCGTGCCGTCGTCGCACATCGGCGACGGGAAGCCCGACAGCGTCGCGACCGTGGTGTCGGACTCGAGGAAGATGAAGCGCGCGTACTGCGCGGGGCCGATGCACTCGCGACGGTCCGGCAGGTCGCACTGGTAGAGCGTGATGAACTGCGCGAAGCCGTCGGCGTTGAACTCGCGCCCCGGGTGACGCTCGCGCCAGGTCTCCTCGTCCTCGATGTGGTGCGTCTGGATGTCGAAGATGAACTCGTCGCCGGTCAGGATCTCGTTCGCGCCCTCGCAGTCGAGCGGATCCTCCGGGGTGCGGAAGCCGCTGCTCGAGTCCGAGCAGCCCGAGAACAGGTTCACCACCGCGAGCGAGGTCGTCATGCCGAGCGCGCTCGCGAGGAACTCGCGACGGTCGATGCCGAGCTTGCGGGCGCCCTCGTCGGCGCGGCGCAGGATCTCGTCGCGCATGCGGCGCTCGAGCGGCGTCTGCTCGTGGAAGAACTCGCCGTTCGACAGGTTGCCGAGCGGGATCGGGGGCTCGACCGGCAGCTCGGGGTCGGTCTTCCGCTGCATGCGAATCCAGGGAAAGCGCATCATCGTGCCCGAGTGTGCACGCTTCGGGGGCCGGCCTTCAACCGTGGAAAGCGCGAGCGGCTCCGGACGCCACCGCAGCGGACCGATCGCGCGCGCGATCTGCCGCTCGCTCGACCGATCGGTCACTTGACAAGCCACCGCCCGGCGTTCGCTAATCGCCGGACGGAGGACCGCACGTGAAGGCGCATCGAACGGTGGCACGCGGCAAGGCGAAGGCGCGGCGTGCCGGCGCGATCACGCGTCCGCTCAGCGCGGGCGCGACGGCCCGCCGCCGGGCGACGGCGTCGATCGATCCGGTGACCGCCGAGATCATCCGCGGCGCCATGGAGACGGTGGCCTTCGAGATGGCGACGCACGTCAGCTTGACGGCGACGACGCCGATCCTGAACCAGTCGAACGAGCGCAACGCGACCATCCTCGACGCGCGCGGCTGCCTCGCGGCGCTGTCGGTCGGCATCCCGCAGTTCATGCTGTCGAGCACGCTGCCGGTGCGCTTCGCGCTCGACTTCTTCGGCCGCGACGGCCTCTACGAGGGCGACGTGCTGGTCGCCAACGATCCGTACCACGGCGGCGGCCACCTGCCGGACTACAACGTCTTCGCGCCGGTCTTCAACGACGGCGAGATGGTGCTGATCGCGTCCATCCAGTGCCATCACGCCGACACCGGCGGCGGCGCGCCCGGCGGCTACAACGTCGACGCGCCGGACATCTGGGCCGAGGGCGTGCGCTTCCCGGCGCTCAAGATCTTCGAGAAGGGCGTCGAGCGGAAGGACGTCACCTACATGATGGCGGCGAACAACCGCACGCCGACCTTCCTCGGTGACCTGCGCGCGCAGGTCGGCGCCGCTCAGCTCGGCGTCAAGCGTCTGCAGGAGATCTGC containing:
- a CDS encoding SDR family oxidoreductase, translated to MRAAVTGASGLVGGNLALELLAQGHEVRATRRSEASTRHLAGHPIEWVSADLGDVRALTAAFEGVDVVFHCAAVVSVLPRPTPELVAANVDGTRNVIAAVRAARVPRLVHCSTVAAVGLSTDGKPCTEDAPWNFADFGLDDGYATTKHQAELVVREAVHDGLDAVIVNPTYMFGPYDAKPSSGRMILGVVQRQAPGYSTGRNNFVDVHDVARGMVLAWQKGRTGERYILGGDNMTYEACFRLIARVAGVRPLEWRVPRPLAALVGLAGDLQHAVTGKEPLLNSMAVRWAYTDRFQFSSAKAEAELGYRHGPLARAIADAIAWFRARGMLPATTGGA
- a CDS encoding amidohydrolase family protein — translated: MMRFPWIRMQRKTDPELPVEPPIPLGNLSNGEFFHEQTPLERRMRDEILRRADEGARKLGIDRREFLASALGMTTSLAVVNLFSGCSDSSSGFRTPEDPLDCEGANEILTGDEFIFDIQTHHIEDEETWRERHPGREFNADGFAQFITLYQCDLPDRRECIGPAQYARFIFLESDTTVATLSGFPSPMCDDGTLCTNLNSNEGMAYWRQLINDAAGSQRMVQHCQVAPNDRWELQAAMMERIREEYGNHGWKCYPPWGPNGQGWWLDDEEIAGPFIQKCIELGEPLICAHKGFPLPGFDRIHTDPRDVGPAAVRYPQVNFVVYHSAFEAQNREGPYDPNGLGVDRLCRTVEEHGLKGKNVYAELGSAWVLSMRNAEGAQHLIGKLVKFLGEDNVLWGSECVWFGSPQPQIEFFRALQISPEFQEKYGYPELTPEIKRKILGLNAARIYGIDPNAVRCTIDESKLGRARRELDLALGPRRWVFQKPLGPRTRREFMALARWRQFLNRPA